In a single window of the Eriocheir sinensis breed Jianghai 21 chromosome 61, ASM2467909v1, whole genome shotgun sequence genome:
- the LOC126986418 gene encoding uncharacterized protein LOC126986418 isoform X2: MASGRGGAAADDATMAGFHDKNSRVVGTWKIIECVSLSGSSEATGIEGTEFVLSEAGDVTWSVTDSCDALPLFSCQMYELYTYQNLQCYGNRTLLRFAAYNGHIIEFRLDQPVMSRDLMLLTYDGWFMLQCEKLGTPDVSPDLPYSLLPALHDGYFSDVTITAKSGRKFEVHSIILESSEPDMDWKCLEGLDDPALETVLHYLYARCLPPTLTPDTARRTLEATAHLLPALTDLKEKCDVFIRNTALRNRLVSLMEEVQECVEVMVQIFNPADPAVTSPTHLIAVLKAALRQMAIGVVKVVELSQEFERCGWQLTQSEQHEAMRYTRSRLPPLLVTVVRLLGNMHASLLALNHHKRQQLAQQLVPEISSVLQTVCVDVGSLRTSLEHIIQASSTSLESSHSPTHLLAKSLRNDLHLRELQKLRILQENLTSFLNSLVHKREQFEEMGGGARVRGVARIISHFTEELMVLPQRLEEVAQALEDMMEWSEYKFVFKGATSKVGSIVERLVEHRGVMEALVLEMVERVGHPAFTASLQHLGLLAPSQHPSAGESPSPVDLTAQEFKRSSEDLGSPGDSEIFIDSSSRTAPGTSDQPSSSGGGGGCGRQQQQPASTTTTTTTTTTNNTSSSSSSQPDGDPLSDDLPHSKLSLVQRVCEPPPSRSSPLALNVARLLVSPMLSDMTFVVVPPADDEGSLSSSQEDLNTLEGQDTRVGGGTNKDSDWPEHSTPPQPGPPAPHPTSSASSTTAATTTAASAMPKVSSTVVRKVKKSLSLDHRPSARVPMPSHAYSLDYDAMSCVGDGGLPPPSPRTREGSGDRGGTTDTSGTLLCDGSVKLVREEEAGEAGRGYVGGGAELGGRSKAVPLLVSCDNTEGRAELSSKVTQSREAASDLKFPAGHRGTGEPLMGGLNEEEGGMWRDTARQSKQETEVCVEEGRRPGEAYPAPDSTTRKGRLTKTQNIVIEDGVTPSKLPQTPGSPVCKGKTEGSAWEGVELKAHRVVVAARCEWFRRALLSGMREAIDRCIVVHGCSVHTFQLLLQFLYAGHVECSSLPPDQLVDLLVLADHYGVDALKLLVESGLEQHVDDDSVVPLLTVAHHCNAAHLKEVCVHHCVVSAVVLEGETLNQLPEDLRHHLTLALGKHRKWWTGGIGEEVLVGGEGMGGGEDSPLSVSSTDPLIDDPASLIHPLQQCGICDDSTGEGGGGGSGGGGGGGGSRLEAVVQQLREVVGEQVPRTTLVQITLAADYDLNRALNFFFTSSSSSSSPSS, from the exons ATGGCGAGCGGCCGTGGCGGGGCAGCAGCAGACGACGCTACCATGGCAGGCTTCCATGACAAGAACTCACGGGTGGTGGGCACATGGAAG ATTATCGAGTGCGTGTCCTTGTCGGGGTCGTCAGAAGCTACAGGCATTGAAGG CACAGAGTTTGTCCTGTCCGAGGCCGGTGATGTGACATGGAGTGTGACGGACAGCTGTGACGCCCTGCCGCTCTTCTCCTGCCAGATGTACGAGCTCTACACCTACCAGAACCTCCAGTGTTATGGCAATCGCACGCTGCTACGCTTTGCAGCCTACAACGGACACATCATTGAGTTCAGG TTGGACCAGCCGGTGATGTCACGAGACCTGATGCTTCTTACATATGATGGCTGGTTCATGCTGCAGTgcgagaag CTGGGCACCCCGGATGTCTCCCCCGACCTGCCCTACTCGCTGCTGCCGGCTCTCCACGATGGCTACTTCTCCGACGtcaccatcactgccaagtctgggaggaag ttTGAGGTACACAGCATCATCTTGGAGTCCAGTGAGCCTGACATGGACTGGAAGTGTTTGGAGGGACTGGACGACCCCGCCCTTGAGACAGTCCTCCACTACCTGTATGCTCGCTGCCTGCCCCCAACCCTCACGCCTGACACCGCCCGCCGCACCCTGGAGGCCACCGCGCACCTCCTCCCTGCTCTCACCGACCTCAAGGAGAAGTGCGACGTCTTTATCCGCAACACCGCCCTCAGAAATA GGTTGGTATCACTgatggaggaggtgcaggagtgTGTGGAGGTGATGGTACAGATCTTCAACCCAGCGGACCCAGCGGTGACCAGCCCGACCCACCTCATCGCTGTACTCAAGGCGGCTCTCAGACAGATGGCCATTG gtgtgGTGAAGGTTGTGGAGCTGAGCCAGGAGTTTGAGCGGTGTGGGTGGCAGCTGACCCAGAGCGAGCAACACGAGGCCATGCGCTACACTCGCTCCCGCCTCCCGCCGCTGCTGGTGACGGTGGTGCGCCTCCTCGGGAACATGCACGCCTCCCTCCTCGCCCTCAACCACCACAAGCGACAGCAGTTGGCACAGCAGCTCGTCCCGGAG ATCAGCTCGGTGCTGCAGACGGTGTGTGTGGACGTGGGCTCCCTGAGGACCAGCCTGGAGCACATCATCcaggcctcctccacctccctcgagTCCTCGCACTCACCCACGCACCTCCTCGCCAAGTCCCTCAGGAAT GACCTCCACCTCCGGGAGCTCCAGAAGCTGCGGATCCTTCAGGAGAACCTCACGTCCTTCCTCAACTCCCTGGTGCATAAGCGGGAGCAGTTTGAGGAGATGGGCGGCGGGGCGCGGGTGCGGGGCGTGGCGCGCATCATCAGCCACTTCACGGAGGAGCTGATGGTGCTGCCGCagaggctggaggaggtggcGCAGGCCCTCGAGGACATGATGGAGTGGTCCGAGTACAAGTTTGTGTTCAAGGGCGCCACGTCAAAAGTG gGCAGCATTGTGGAGCGCCTGGTTGAGCACCGCGGGGTGATGGAGGCGCTGGTGCTGGAGATGGTGGAGCGCGTGGGCCACCCTGCCTTCACCGCCTCCCTGCAGCACCTGGGACTCCTGGCGCCCTCGCAGCACCCATCGGCGGGGGAGTCGCCCTCGCCGGTGGACCTCACGGCTCAAG AGTTCAAACGTTCCTCCGAGGACCTTGGCTCGCCGGGAGACTCAGAGATCTTCATTGACTCCAGCTCCCGCACCGCCCCAGGAACCTCAGACCAGCCCAGCAGCAGCGGGGGTGGAGGAGGCTGTGGccggcaacaacaacagcccgcatccaccaccacaaccaccaccaccaccacgactaacaacacctcctcctcctcttcctcccagccCGACGGAGATCCTCTGTCTGATGACCTCCCACACTCTAAG CTCAGCCTGGTGCAGCGGGTGTGTGAGCCTCCACCCTCGCGCAGCAGCCCCCTGGCGCTCAACGTGGCTCGCCTCCTCGTCTCACCCATGCTCAGCGACATGACCTTCGTGGTGGTGCCGCCGGCCG ATGATGAGGGGTCACTGTCCTCCAGCCAAGAGGACCTGAATACCCTTGAGGGGCAGGACACCAGGGTAGGGGGAGGCACCAACAAGGACAGTGATTGGCCGGAACACTCCACCCCGCCCCAGCCTGGCCCTCCTGCCCCACAccccacctcctccgcctcctccaccaccgccgccaccaccactgctgcctcTGCCATGCCGAAGGTGTCTTCTACCGTCGTCCGAAAGGTGAAGAAATCCCTGAGCCTCGACCACCGTCCATCGGCGCGGGTGCCCATGCCCTCCCACGCCTACAGCCTTGACTATGATGCCATGAGTTGTGTTGGCGACGGTGGGCTGCCCCCGCCCTCCCCCCGGACCAGGGAGGGCAGCGGCGACAGGGGTGGCACCACCGACACCTCTGGCACCCTGTTATGTGATGGTAGTGTTAAGTTGGTCcgcgaggaggaggcgggggaggctgGCAGGGGATATGTGGGTGGCGGGGCAGAGCTGGGGGGCAGGAGCAAGGCCGTGCCCCTCCTGGTGAGCTGTGATAACACTGAGGGACGTGCAGAACTCTCCTCCAAGGTGACTCAGAGCAGGGAGGCAGCCAGTGACCTTAAGTTCCCAGCAGGACACAGGGGCACAGGGGAACCTCTCATGGGGGGgttgaacgaggaggagggaggcatgtgGCGGGATACAGCCAGACAATCAAAACAGGAGACTGAGGTGTGTGTCGAGGAGGGACGCAGACCAGGAGAAGCATACCCAGCCCCCGACAGCACCACCAGGAAGGGGAGACTCACCAAGACCCAAAACATCGTCATAGAGGATGGCGTGACCCCCTCCAAGCTCCCCCAGACCCCAGGCTCCCCGGTGTGCAAGGGGAAGACTGAGGGCTCGGCTTGGGAGGGGGTGGAGCTGAAGGCACACAGGGTAGTGGTGGCGGCGCGCTGCGAGTGGTTCAGGCGAGCGCTGCTTTCCGGCATGAGGGAGGCCATcgacag ATGCATTGTGGTCCACGGCTGCAGCGTCCACACCTTCCAGCTGCTGCTCCAGTTCCTCTACGCCGGCCACGTGGAGTGTTCCTCGCTGCCCCCAGACCAGCTGGTTGACCTCCTGGTGCTGGCCGACCACTATGGG GTGGACGCCCTCAAGCTGTTGGTGGAGTCTGGTCTGGAGCAGCATGTTGACGATGACTCGGTGGTGCCGCTGCTCACCGTCGCCCACCACTGCAACGCTGCCCACCtcaag GAGGTGTGTGTGCATCACTGCGTGGTGAGTGCCGTGGTGCTGGAAGGGGAGACACTCAACCAGCTGCCCGAGGACCTTCGCCACCACCTCACCCTGGCACTGGGCAAACACCG GAAGTGGTGGACAGGAGGTATCGGGGAGGAGGTGTTGGTTGGGGGCGAGGGGATGGGGGGCGGGGAGGACAGCCCCCTCTCGGTGTCCTCCACAGACCCCCTAATAGATGACCCAGCCAGCCTCATCCACCCCCTTCAG CAGTGTGGGATATGTGACGATTCCACTGGCGAGGGTGGcggtggcggcagtggtggtggcggggggggcgggggcagcaGGCTGGAGGCGGTGGTACAGCAGCTGAGGGAGGTTGTGGGGGAGCAGGTTCCTCGCACCACCCTCGTCCAGATCACCCTCGCCGCAGACTATGACCTCAACCGGGCCCTCaacttcttcttcacctcctcttcctcctcctcctccccctcctcctag
- the LOC126986418 gene encoding uncharacterized protein LOC126986418 isoform X3: MASGRGGAAADDATMAGFHDKNSRVVGTWKIIECVSLSGSSEATGIEGTEFVLSEAGDVTWSVTDSCDALPLFSCQMYELYTYQNLQCYGNRTLLRFAAYNGHIIEFRLDQPVMSRDLMLLTYDGWFMLQCEKLGTPDVSPDLPYSLLPALHDGYFSDVTITAKSGRKFEVHSIILESSEPDMDWKCLEGLDDPALETVLHYLYARCLPPTLTPDTARRTLEATAHLLPALTDLKEKCDVFIRNTALRNRLVSLMEEVQECVEVMVQIFNPADPAVTSPTHLIAVLKAALRQMAIGVVKVVELSQEFERCGWQLTQSEQHEAMRYTRSRLPPLLVTVVRLLGNMHASLLALNHHKRQQLAQQLVPEISSVLQTVCVDVGSLRTSLEHIIQASSTSLESSHSPTHLLAKSLRNDLHLRELQKLRILQENLTSFLNSLVHKREQFEEMGGGARVRGVARIISHFTEELMVLPQRLEEVAQALEDMMEWSEYKFVFKGATSKVGSIVERLVEHRGVMEALVLEMVERVGHPAFTASLQHLGLLAPSQHPSAGESPSPVDLTAQAEFKRSSEDLGSPGDSEIFIDSSSRTAPGTSDQPSSSGGGGGCGRQQQQPASTTTTTTTTTTNNTSSSSSSQPDGDPLSDDLPHSKLSLVQRVCEPPPSRSSPLALNVARLLVSPMLSDMTFVVVPPADDEGSLSSSQEDLNTLEGQDTRVGGGTNKDSDWPEHSTPPQPGPPAPHPTSSASSTTAATTTAASAMPKVSSTVVRKVKKSLSLDHRPSARVPMPSHAYSLDYDAMSCVGDGGLPPPSPRTREGSGDRGGTTDTSGTLLCDGSVKLVREEEAGEAGRGYVGGGAELGGRSKAVPLLVSCDNTEGRAELSSKVTQSREAASDLKFPAGHRGTGEPLMGGLNEEEGGMWRDTARQSKQETEVCVEEGRRPGEAYPAPDSTTRKGRLTKTQNIVIEDGVTPSKLPQTPGSPVCKGKTEGSAWEGVELKAHRVVVAARCEWFRRALLSGMREAIDRCIVVHGCSVHTFQLLLQFLYAGHVECSSLPPDQLVDLLVLADHYGVDALKLLVESGLEQHVDDDSVVPLLTVAHHCNAAHLKEVCVHHCVVSAVVLEGETLNQLPEDLRHHLTLALGKHRKWWTGGIGEEVLVGGEGMGGGEDSPLSVSSTDPLIDDPASLIHPLQCGICDDSTGEGGGGGSGGGGGGGGSRLEAVVQQLREVVGEQVPRTTLVQITLAADYDLNRALNFFFTSSSSSSSPSS, translated from the exons ATGGCGAGCGGCCGTGGCGGGGCAGCAGCAGACGACGCTACCATGGCAGGCTTCCATGACAAGAACTCACGGGTGGTGGGCACATGGAAG ATTATCGAGTGCGTGTCCTTGTCGGGGTCGTCAGAAGCTACAGGCATTGAAGG CACAGAGTTTGTCCTGTCCGAGGCCGGTGATGTGACATGGAGTGTGACGGACAGCTGTGACGCCCTGCCGCTCTTCTCCTGCCAGATGTACGAGCTCTACACCTACCAGAACCTCCAGTGTTATGGCAATCGCACGCTGCTACGCTTTGCAGCCTACAACGGACACATCATTGAGTTCAGG TTGGACCAGCCGGTGATGTCACGAGACCTGATGCTTCTTACATATGATGGCTGGTTCATGCTGCAGTgcgagaag CTGGGCACCCCGGATGTCTCCCCCGACCTGCCCTACTCGCTGCTGCCGGCTCTCCACGATGGCTACTTCTCCGACGtcaccatcactgccaagtctgggaggaag ttTGAGGTACACAGCATCATCTTGGAGTCCAGTGAGCCTGACATGGACTGGAAGTGTTTGGAGGGACTGGACGACCCCGCCCTTGAGACAGTCCTCCACTACCTGTATGCTCGCTGCCTGCCCCCAACCCTCACGCCTGACACCGCCCGCCGCACCCTGGAGGCCACCGCGCACCTCCTCCCTGCTCTCACCGACCTCAAGGAGAAGTGCGACGTCTTTATCCGCAACACCGCCCTCAGAAATA GGTTGGTATCACTgatggaggaggtgcaggagtgTGTGGAGGTGATGGTACAGATCTTCAACCCAGCGGACCCAGCGGTGACCAGCCCGACCCACCTCATCGCTGTACTCAAGGCGGCTCTCAGACAGATGGCCATTG gtgtgGTGAAGGTTGTGGAGCTGAGCCAGGAGTTTGAGCGGTGTGGGTGGCAGCTGACCCAGAGCGAGCAACACGAGGCCATGCGCTACACTCGCTCCCGCCTCCCGCCGCTGCTGGTGACGGTGGTGCGCCTCCTCGGGAACATGCACGCCTCCCTCCTCGCCCTCAACCACCACAAGCGACAGCAGTTGGCACAGCAGCTCGTCCCGGAG ATCAGCTCGGTGCTGCAGACGGTGTGTGTGGACGTGGGCTCCCTGAGGACCAGCCTGGAGCACATCATCcaggcctcctccacctccctcgagTCCTCGCACTCACCCACGCACCTCCTCGCCAAGTCCCTCAGGAAT GACCTCCACCTCCGGGAGCTCCAGAAGCTGCGGATCCTTCAGGAGAACCTCACGTCCTTCCTCAACTCCCTGGTGCATAAGCGGGAGCAGTTTGAGGAGATGGGCGGCGGGGCGCGGGTGCGGGGCGTGGCGCGCATCATCAGCCACTTCACGGAGGAGCTGATGGTGCTGCCGCagaggctggaggaggtggcGCAGGCCCTCGAGGACATGATGGAGTGGTCCGAGTACAAGTTTGTGTTCAAGGGCGCCACGTCAAAAGTG gGCAGCATTGTGGAGCGCCTGGTTGAGCACCGCGGGGTGATGGAGGCGCTGGTGCTGGAGATGGTGGAGCGCGTGGGCCACCCTGCCTTCACCGCCTCCCTGCAGCACCTGGGACTCCTGGCGCCCTCGCAGCACCCATCGGCGGGGGAGTCGCCCTCGCCGGTGGACCTCACGGCTCAAG CAGAGTTCAAACGTTCCTCCGAGGACCTTGGCTCGCCGGGAGACTCAGAGATCTTCATTGACTCCAGCTCCCGCACCGCCCCAGGAACCTCAGACCAGCCCAGCAGCAGCGGGGGTGGAGGAGGCTGTGGccggcaacaacaacagcccgcatccaccaccacaaccaccaccaccaccacgactaacaacacctcctcctcctcttcctcccagccCGACGGAGATCCTCTGTCTGATGACCTCCCACACTCTAAG CTCAGCCTGGTGCAGCGGGTGTGTGAGCCTCCACCCTCGCGCAGCAGCCCCCTGGCGCTCAACGTGGCTCGCCTCCTCGTCTCACCCATGCTCAGCGACATGACCTTCGTGGTGGTGCCGCCGGCCG ATGATGAGGGGTCACTGTCCTCCAGCCAAGAGGACCTGAATACCCTTGAGGGGCAGGACACCAGGGTAGGGGGAGGCACCAACAAGGACAGTGATTGGCCGGAACACTCCACCCCGCCCCAGCCTGGCCCTCCTGCCCCACAccccacctcctccgcctcctccaccaccgccgccaccaccactgctgcctcTGCCATGCCGAAGGTGTCTTCTACCGTCGTCCGAAAGGTGAAGAAATCCCTGAGCCTCGACCACCGTCCATCGGCGCGGGTGCCCATGCCCTCCCACGCCTACAGCCTTGACTATGATGCCATGAGTTGTGTTGGCGACGGTGGGCTGCCCCCGCCCTCCCCCCGGACCAGGGAGGGCAGCGGCGACAGGGGTGGCACCACCGACACCTCTGGCACCCTGTTATGTGATGGTAGTGTTAAGTTGGTCcgcgaggaggaggcgggggaggctgGCAGGGGATATGTGGGTGGCGGGGCAGAGCTGGGGGGCAGGAGCAAGGCCGTGCCCCTCCTGGTGAGCTGTGATAACACTGAGGGACGTGCAGAACTCTCCTCCAAGGTGACTCAGAGCAGGGAGGCAGCCAGTGACCTTAAGTTCCCAGCAGGACACAGGGGCACAGGGGAACCTCTCATGGGGGGgttgaacgaggaggagggaggcatgtgGCGGGATACAGCCAGACAATCAAAACAGGAGACTGAGGTGTGTGTCGAGGAGGGACGCAGACCAGGAGAAGCATACCCAGCCCCCGACAGCACCACCAGGAAGGGGAGACTCACCAAGACCCAAAACATCGTCATAGAGGATGGCGTGACCCCCTCCAAGCTCCCCCAGACCCCAGGCTCCCCGGTGTGCAAGGGGAAGACTGAGGGCTCGGCTTGGGAGGGGGTGGAGCTGAAGGCACACAGGGTAGTGGTGGCGGCGCGCTGCGAGTGGTTCAGGCGAGCGCTGCTTTCCGGCATGAGGGAGGCCATcgacag ATGCATTGTGGTCCACGGCTGCAGCGTCCACACCTTCCAGCTGCTGCTCCAGTTCCTCTACGCCGGCCACGTGGAGTGTTCCTCGCTGCCCCCAGACCAGCTGGTTGACCTCCTGGTGCTGGCCGACCACTATGGG GTGGACGCCCTCAAGCTGTTGGTGGAGTCTGGTCTGGAGCAGCATGTTGACGATGACTCGGTGGTGCCGCTGCTCACCGTCGCCCACCACTGCAACGCTGCCCACCtcaag GAGGTGTGTGTGCATCACTGCGTGGTGAGTGCCGTGGTGCTGGAAGGGGAGACACTCAACCAGCTGCCCGAGGACCTTCGCCACCACCTCACCCTGGCACTGGGCAAACACCG GAAGTGGTGGACAGGAGGTATCGGGGAGGAGGTGTTGGTTGGGGGCGAGGGGATGGGGGGCGGGGAGGACAGCCCCCTCTCGGTGTCCTCCACAGACCCCCTAATAGATGACCCAGCCAGCCTCATCCACCCCCTTCAG TGTGGGATATGTGACGATTCCACTGGCGAGGGTGGcggtggcggcagtggtggtggcggggggggcgggggcagcaGGCTGGAGGCGGTGGTACAGCAGCTGAGGGAGGTTGTGGGGGAGCAGGTTCCTCGCACCACCCTCGTCCAGATCACCCTCGCCGCAGACTATGACCTCAACCGGGCCCTCaacttcttcttcacctcctcttcctcctcctcctccccctcctcctag